A region from the Triticum aestivum cultivar Chinese Spring chromosome 3D, IWGSC CS RefSeq v2.1, whole genome shotgun sequence genome encodes:
- the LOC123076881 gene encoding receptor-like protein EIX2, producing the protein MRRTINLLLALISISIFSFFTNDALQPQHPHAHGGGCIPAERAALLSFKKGITSDSANLLTSWDGQDCCRWRGIGCNNRTGHVVKLHLRSTIVEDNPWGYYDPCEHDNSLFGEISPSLLSLKHLEHLDLSMNCLPGPNSKILNLLGSMINLRYLDLSGIPFTGRVPSQLGNLSKLQYLDLAQTGNSMMYSTDINWLAKLPFLQFLSMSGVQLSGIPDWPHTLNMIPPLRVIHLSSCSLDSANQSLLHLNLTKLEKLDLSSNDFEHSLTSGWFWKATSLKYLDLGENRFFGQLPDTLGNMTYLQVLDISRNENKNMMMTGYYKNLCSLEILDLSVNSINGDIAVLMKSLPQCTWKKLQELDFSINNFTGTLPDFISEFTRLSILYLYSNNLVGTIPPQIGNMTGLTSLALYNNQLTGSIPANLGKLMYMTELLLSSNLLSGTVPTEIGSLINLNSLALRENNFTGVITEEHFANLTSLRAIDISSNNLKIVLSSDWRPPVTLKYASFGSCQMGPLFPPWLQQLKTTGLDISSNGLKDEFPDWFWSAFSHATSLDISNNQISGSLPADLDRMAFKKLVLNSNRFTGPIPALPNNITWLDISNNKFSETIPSNLGASLLEVLSVHSNQIGGYIPESICKLEWLVYLDLSNNILEGEIPQCFEIHNIQFFILNNNSLSGKMPAFLQNNTGLKFLDLSWNKFSGRLPTWIGKLVNLHFLILSHNNFSDNIPVDITELGYLRYLDLSGNSFSGAIPQHLLNLTFMRTLQQESVGMDGSVESHGTTNLRTSSILNVEQLGHILSVQTKGQQLVYLFGRTLAYFVSIDLSCNSLTGEIPTYITSLAALMNMNLSSNQLSGEIPSMIGTMQSLVSLDLSQNKLSGEIPSSLSNLTSLAALNLSYNSLSGRIPSGRQLDTLNSENPSLMYIGNNGLCGPPVHKNCSGNDPFIHGDLRSSNQEFDPLTFHFGLVLGFVVGLWMVFCALLFKKTWRIAYFRFFDKVYDHVYVFVVVKWAGFAKKTDEE; encoded by the coding sequence ATGCGTCGTACAATCAATCTTTTGCTCGCTCTCATCAGCATAAGCATCTTTTCGTTCTTCACAAATGATGCACTACAACCCCAGCATCCGCATGCCCATGGGGGTGGCTGCATCCCGGCCGAGAGGGCCGCCTTGCTCTCCTTCAAAAAGGGCATTACAAGCGACAGCGCCAACCTCCTCACCTCATGGGACGGCCAAGATTGCTGCCGGTGGAGAGGCATCGGTTGCAACAATCGAACTGGCCATGTCGTCAAGCTTCACCTTCGTAGTACTATTGTGGAGGACAACCCCTGGGGCTACTATGATCCATGTGAACATGACAATTCTTTGTTCGGCGAGATAAGTCCCTCTCTACTTTCCTTGAAGCATCTAGAGCACCTGGACCTTAGCATGAACTGTTTACCAGGGCCAAATAGCAAAATTCTTAATTTACTGGGCTCCATGATAAACTTGAGATACCTTGACCTCTCTGGTATACCATTTACCGGTAGAGTGCCTTCTCAGCTAGGAAATCTGTCTAAGTTGCAGTATCTTGACCTTGCCCAAACTGGTAATTCTATGATGTACTCAACGGACATCAACTGGCTGGCGAAGCTACCTTTCCTGCAGTTCCTTAGCATGAGCGGAGTCCAGCTCTCAGGGATACCTGACTGGCCTCATACCCTCAATATGATTCCACCTCTGAGGGTTATTCATCTTTCTTCCTGTTCACTTGATAGTGCAAACCAATCACTTCTGCACCTTAATCTCACAAAACTTGAGAAGCTTGACCTGTCCTCAAATGATTTTGAGCACTCACTCACATCTGGTTGGTTTTGGAAAGCAACAAGCTTGAAGTACCTCGATCTTGGGGAGAACAGATTTTTCGGGCAGCTCCCTGACACACTAGGAAACATGACGTACCTTCAAGTCCTTGATATTTCACGCAATGAGAACAAGAACATGATGATGACAGGATACTATAAGAATCTTTGCAGTTTGGAAATCCTTGACCTCTCTGTTAATAGCATAAATGGAGACATAGCAGTGCTGATGAAGAGTTTGCCGCAATGCACATGGAAAAAATTGCAGGAGCTGGATTTTAGTATCAACAATTTCACTGGAACTCTGCCAGACTTTATTAGTGAGTTCACTAGGTTGAGCATACTATACCTCTATTCAAACAACCTTGTTGGAACTATACCACCACAGATTGGGAATATGACAGGTCTAACCTCCCTTGCACTCTATAACAATCAGCTCACCGGAAGTATACCAGCCAATCTTGGGAAATTGATGTATATGACTGAACTTCTCCTCTCAAGCAATCTTCTCAGTGGAACTGTACCCACTGAAATAGGTTCTCTTATTAATCTGAATTCTCTGGCCCTAAGGGAAAATAACTTTACTGGAGTGATCACGGAAGAACACTTCGCAAATCTAACAAGTTTAAGGGCAATAGACATCTCTTCCAACAATTTGAAGATTGTACTGAGTTCCGATTGGCGTCCTCCCGTTACTCTGAAGTATGCATCATTTGGATCTTGCCAGATGGGTCCTCTGTTTCCACCTTGGCTTCAGCAGCTGAAAACCACTGGGCTTGACATTTCAAGCAACGGTTTGAAGGACGAGTTTCCTGATTGGTTTTGGTCTGCATTTTCACATGCCACATCACTGGATATCTCTAACAACCAAATAAGTGGCAGCTTGCCAGCAGATCTGGATCGCATGGCTTTTAAGAAACTCGTTCTCAATTCAAACCGGTTTACTGGCCCAATACCTGCATTGCCAAATAATATCACATGGTTAGACATCTCCAACAATAAATTTTCAGAAACAATACCATCAAACCTTGGAGCCTCACTACTTGAAGTATTGTCTGTGCATTCAAATCAAATTGGTGGCTATATTCCAGAATCTATTTGCAAACTTGAATGGTTGGTGTATCTGGATTTGTCGAAcaatattttggagggtgaaaTTCCCCAATGTTTTGAAATCCACAACATACAATTTTTTATACTCAACAATAACAGTTTATCAGGAAAAATGCCAGCATTTTTGCAGAACAACACAGGTCTGAAGTTCTTGGATTTGTCATGGAATAAGTTCTCTGGAAGATTACCTACATGGATAGGAAAGCTGGTGAATTTACATTTTCTGATACTGAGCCACAATAATTTTTCTGATAATATTCCAGTTGACATAACTGAGCTTGGGTATCTTCGATACTTAGATCTATCAGGCAACAGCTTCTCTGGTGCAATACCTCAGCATCTGTTGAACCTAACATTTATGAGAACATTACAACAGGAATCAGTTGGTATGGATGGTTCTGTTGAATCTCATGGAACCACAAACTTACGCACTAGCAGCATACTGAATGTTGAACAGCTAGGACATATATTGTCAGTACAGACAAAAGGGCAGCAGCTTGTATACTTATTTGGCAGAACACTTGCATATTTTGTGAGCAttgatttatcatgcaactcccTGACTGGTGAAATTCCTACATACATCACTTCGCTTGCTGCACTAATGAATATGAACTTATCATCAAACCAATTGAGTGGAGAAATTCCAAGCATGATTGGCACCATGCAGTCACTGGTATCTCTTGACCTCTCTCAGAACAAGCTTTCTGGTGAAATCCCATCGAGCTTGTCAAATCTGACATCTCTGGCCGCCCTGAACCTGTCCTACAACAGTTTGTCTGGAAGGATACCCTCTGGCCGCCAACTTGACACCCTCAATTCGGAGAACCCGTCACTTATGTACATCGGCAACAATGGACTTTGTGGGCCTCCTGTCCACAAGAATTGTTCAGGAAATGATCCTTTCATCCATGGCGATCTCAGAAGCAGTAACCAAGAATTTGATCCACTGACGTTTCACTTTGGTCTTGTGCTGGGATTTGTGGTGGGGCTCTGGATGGTGTTTTGTGCACTGCTGTTCAAGAAGACATggagaattgcttacttccggttCTTCGACAAGGTGTACGATCATGTCTATGTATTTGTGGTTGTGAAGTGGGCAGGCTTCGCAAAGAAAACAGATGAAGAATAA